The following proteins come from a genomic window of Candidatus Poribacteria bacterium:
- a CDS encoding EutN/CcmL family microcompartment protein: MYIAKVIGKAVSIVKHAAYENRTLLLVQPLSVKSELVRTPTIAVDYVGAGEGDTVIVGAGPGVAQEVFGVEDAPIRELIMGIVDTVDITFQEEEA, translated from the coding sequence ATGTACATAGCCAAAGTAATCGGAAAAGCCGTTTCTATCGTTAAACATGCTGCATACGAAAACCGCACCCTGCTGCTCGTCCAACCGTTAAGCGTCAAGTCCGAACTTGTTCGCACGCCAACGATTGCTGTTGACTACGTTGGTGCTGGTGAAGGGGACACAGTGATTGTGGGTGCGGGTCCCGGCGTTGCACAAGAAGTTTTCGGGGTTGAAGATGCGCCTATCCGAGAACTTATCATGGGTATCGTGGACACAGTCGATATAACATTTCAGGAGGAAGAAGCATGA
- a CDS encoding EutN/CcmL family microcompartment protein has protein sequence MDLAKVIGTVVATRKDPSLEGTRLLVVQPLDEKQEPISDPLVAVDTLNDAGVGEIVYIVTGGDAVSVIPGKRMPVDVAIVGIVDSLSVTHATNASKETPPETES, from the coding sequence ATGGATTTAGCAAAAGTAATTGGCACCGTTGTCGCAACCCGAAAAGATCCGAGTTTAGAAGGCACCCGCCTCCTTGTTGTCCAACCTTTAGACGAGAAACAGGAACCGATTTCTGACCCGCTCGTTGCAGTTGATACATTAAACGATGCCGGGGTCGGTGAAATCGTCTACATCGTCACAGGCGGTGATGCCGTCAGCGTTATACCCGGAAAACGGATGCCGGTTGATGTCGCCATCGTCGGCATTGTAGATTCTCTCTCTGTGACCCATGCAACGAACGCTTCAAAAGAAACCCCACCAGAAACGGAGTCTTAA